One genomic window of Argonema galeatum A003/A1 includes the following:
- a CDS encoding tetratricopeptide repeat protein codes for MKGKKEKLRKLEKAGKGNWCPNPQSPVPNPQSLLIFLLLPFYFVLLGAADLNQQLDIRINNGTQGELRNEADRLVRLGGQAQRQGNLDKAIPYWSQALIIYHRIGDIQSVGRIYDFLGLAYAELGDYQRAEDALRRRLGVARDNKDWQGQIFGLNNVGTVLLRRGSLSAAQTTFEEALAIARSVNNAAGIGLSLNNLGLVASGYGSSNRAIKLYEEAVIYRSRAGDPIGQANTFNNLGDAYRAVNSFKDTIRAYGAALGIANGSLDRPNQFRAIDGLVLTYCSARQYTRAIELLQQRIASAQDAANPRQELISLRSLAQLYEQLGRYSDARSVYYRAIALARTLKDTKAEATLLSQVLEMVSDR; via the coding sequence ATGAAAGGCAAAAAGGAAAAGCTAAGGAAATTGGAAAAAGCAGGCAAAGGGAACTGGTGCCCCAATCCCCAATCCCCAGTCCCCAATCCCCAGTCCCTTTTAATCTTTTTACTTTTGCCTTTTTACTTTGTACTTCTGGGTGCAGCTGACCTCAATCAACAACTCGATATCCGCATCAATAACGGCACTCAAGGGGAACTTCGGAATGAGGCCGATCGATTAGTACGTTTGGGAGGACAGGCGCAGCGGCAAGGAAACCTGGATAAAGCGATTCCCTACTGGTCGCAGGCGCTCATAATTTATCATCGAATTGGTGATATCCAGTCAGTAGGCCGAATTTACGATTTCCTGGGTCTGGCTTATGCCGAACTAGGCGACTATCAGAGGGCGGAGGATGCGCTGCGGCGACGCCTGGGAGTTGCCCGCGACAATAAGGACTGGCAAGGTCAAATTTTTGGCCTTAACAATGTGGGTACGGTGCTGTTGCGGCGAGGCAGTCTATCTGCTGCCCAGACAACGTTTGAGGAGGCGCTTGCGATCGCCCGCAGTGTCAATAATGCGGCTGGTATTGGCCTATCTCTGAATAATCTTGGCTTGGTGGCAAGCGGTTATGGCTCAAGCAATCGGGCAATTAAACTGTACGAAGAAGCTGTAATTTATCGCAGTCGAGCTGGCGATCCGATCGGTCAGGCGAATACGTTCAATAATTTAGGCGATGCCTACCGAGCGGTTAATAGCTTTAAGGATACTATCCGTGCCTACGGTGCGGCGTTGGGAATTGCTAACGGATCTCTCGATCGGCCCAACCAGTTTCGTGCGATCGACGGTTTAGTATTAACTTACTGTTCTGCAAGACAATATACCCGTGCGATTGAATTACTTCAGCAGCGTATAGCGTCCGCGCAAGATGCAGCGAACCCCCGCCAAGAACTGATATCGCTCAGGTCTTTAGCCCAACTTTACGAACAGTTGGGCAGATACAGCGATGCCCGGAGTGTTTACTACCGGGCGATCGCTTTGGCTCGAACTTTGAAGGATACTAAAGCTGAAGCCACTCTACTAAGTCAGGTACTGGAAATGGTGAGCGATCGTTAG
- a CDS encoding type II toxin-antitoxin system RelE/ParE family toxin, with the protein MSKKFQIVIQPEAQQAIEEAYFWFGEYSPRKARSWLEGLYKAILSLEQMPSRCSLAFENDFFEEEIRQLIYGKGGNAYRILFTIIDGTVQIIFVRHAAQKPLLAQDEE; encoded by the coding sequence ATGAGTAAAAAATTTCAGATAGTCATACAGCCTGAAGCTCAACAGGCCATAGAAGAAGCATATTTTTGGTTTGGTGAATATTCCCCACGTAAAGCAAGATCGTGGTTGGAGGGATTGTACAAAGCTATATTGTCCTTGGAACAAATGCCTTCACGTTGCTCACTTGCATTTGAGAACGATTTTTTTGAGGAAGAGATCCGGCAACTGATATATGGCAAGGGAGGCAATGCCTATAGGATTCTCTTTACCATAATTGATGGTACTGTTCAGATTATATTTGTGCGGCACGCAGCACAAAAGCCCCTGTTGGCTCAAGATGAAGAATAA
- a CDS encoding ABC transporter ATP-binding protein, which yields MTDIVLDIRNLQVQFPTDEKSIKAVDGISFEVKRGQTLGIVGESGSGKSVTSLAVMGLVPYPGKTSGEIWFRKSEADVEPVNLLQLPEGKMQQYRGGEIAMIFQEPMSSLNPVYTIGFQLTEAIRLHQNVSAAQARRLALALLQEVKLLKSDEILRQRYLESWQPSPGTQEPNEREILGQINQEKLAILDRYPHQLSGGQIQRVMIAMAISCNPTLLIADEPTTALDVTVQAFILELLLELSNARGMSMMFITHDLSVIAEIADTVAVMYQGKIVEYGPVWQIFSSPQHPYTKGLLACRPRLDQHLKYLPTVSDYMEVVTAPTGEVLEIREKSKEAPPEGIRGAEKRNPGESLLTTQHSALLEVRNLQVGFPVRGIFGNTQRYAMAVNDVSFDVYQGETLGLVGESGCGKTTLARTLLRLIEPMSGKILFEGRDITALTGKTLQKLRREMQIVFQNPFSSLDPRMKVGDAVMEPLLIHSINKNYRERRDRAAYLLERVGLNPNLMNRYPHEFSGGQRQRVCIARALALNPKFIICDESVSALDVSVQAQVLNLLKEVQEEFGLTYIFISHDLSVVKFMSDRIMVMNQGNIEEIGPAELIYRQPEKEYTRQLIASIPVGTLERIQQRQRSAVSSS from the coding sequence ATGACTGACATTGTTCTCGACATCCGTAACCTGCAAGTCCAATTTCCAACCGATGAGAAATCGATCAAAGCCGTTGACGGCATCTCCTTTGAGGTGAAACGAGGACAAACTCTGGGAATAGTAGGCGAGTCAGGTTCTGGCAAATCTGTCACATCTTTGGCCGTAATGGGTTTGGTGCCTTACCCCGGCAAAACAAGCGGCGAAATTTGGTTTCGCAAGTCAGAGGCGGATGTCGAACCAGTCAATCTGCTCCAACTGCCGGAAGGGAAAATGCAGCAGTACCGGGGCGGTGAAATTGCGATGATCTTCCAAGAACCGATGAGTTCTCTTAACCCGGTTTATACGATCGGGTTTCAGCTAACGGAAGCAATTCGGCTGCATCAAAACGTATCCGCTGCTCAGGCGCGGCGGTTAGCTCTAGCACTTTTGCAAGAAGTCAAGCTCCTGAAGAGCGATGAAATATTGCGCCAGCGCTACTTAGAATCTTGGCAACCATCACCGGGCACACAAGAGCCAAACGAACGAGAAATCTTGGGGCAGATCAACCAGGAAAAACTGGCAATACTCGATCGCTATCCCCACCAACTTTCCGGCGGTCAGATTCAGCGGGTGATGATTGCAATGGCTATCTCCTGCAATCCCACCCTCTTAATTGCCGATGAACCCACCACCGCACTGGACGTAACCGTACAAGCCTTTATCCTGGAACTGCTGCTGGAATTATCTAACGCACGCGGTATGTCCATGATGTTCATTACCCACGACCTGAGTGTAATTGCGGAAATTGCCGATACCGTGGCGGTAATGTATCAAGGAAAAATTGTCGAATATGGCCCGGTGTGGCAAATATTTTCCAGTCCGCAGCATCCCTACACCAAAGGATTGCTAGCCTGTCGTCCCCGCCTAGACCAGCATTTGAAATATCTACCCACCGTTTCTGACTACATGGAAGTCGTGACGGCTCCCACAGGCGAAGTATTGGAAATTAGGGAAAAAAGCAAGGAAGCACCGCCGGAGGGCATCAGAGGGGCAGAGAAGAGGAACCCAGGAGAATCTTTACTCACCACTCAGCACTCAGCACTGCTAGAAGTTCGCAATCTCCAGGTTGGCTTCCCAGTGCGGGGGATATTCGGTAACACCCAACGCTATGCTATGGCGGTGAACGACGTTTCCTTCGACGTTTATCAGGGCGAAACCCTGGGTTTGGTGGGAGAATCCGGTTGCGGCAAAACTACTTTGGCTCGCACATTATTGCGATTGATCGAACCGATGAGCGGTAAAATCCTGTTTGAAGGTCGAGATATCACGGCTCTGACTGGGAAAACGTTACAGAAGCTGCGGCGGGAGATGCAAATTGTCTTCCAAAATCCCTTTAGCTCCCTCGACCCGCGTATGAAAGTTGGGGACGCGGTGATGGAACCCCTGCTGATTCACAGTATAAACAAAAACTACCGAGAACGTCGCGATCGGGCCGCTTATCTCCTAGAGCGCGTAGGTTTAAATCCCAACTTGATGAACCGCTATCCTCACGAGTTTTCTGGCGGTCAGCGACAACGGGTGTGCATTGCCCGCGCCTTGGCTCTCAATCCTAAATTTATCATTTGCGACGAATCTGTTTCCGCTTTGGATGTTTCGGTACAGGCGCAAGTGTTGAATCTTTTGAAAGAAGTGCAGGAAGAGTTTGGTCTGACTTATATTTTTATTTCCCACGACCTCAGCGTGGTAAAATTTATGAGCGATCGCATCATGGTGATGAATCAAGGCAATATCGAAGAAATTGGCCCAGCAGAACTCATTTATCGCCAACCCGAAAAAGAATACACCCGCCAGCTGATTGCCTCTATTCCCGTCGGAACTCTGGAGCGGATTCAGCAGCGGCAGCGATCGGCAGTTAGCTCTAGCTAG
- a CDS encoding RNA polymerase sigma factor, protein MQIPHFPESNHPLVKSLFDCSDRELLTLFQRHLDEGKYFTAIFCRYSPIIYTLIGHSGRSPVQVDYLFAITWRQIYHALIDLDLRGTAVPGMENFNLQNWLINITALCINQAEIPPVESIHYSLQAASPPLWCYTEQALDLIPALQRLIVLMSQTFKWSEARIAAYLQAEAEVLSPAEVRELLQSGLKQLQDALPADIRAIYFGEEETVQEEDFEIDLASSV, encoded by the coding sequence GTGCAAATACCTCATTTTCCTGAAAGCAATCATCCCTTAGTCAAATCGCTGTTCGATTGCAGCGATCGCGAACTGCTAACCCTGTTTCAGCGCCATCTCGACGAGGGGAAATACTTTACGGCAATTTTCTGTCGCTACAGTCCGATTATTTATACCTTAATCGGACACTCCGGGCGATCGCCCGTCCAAGTTGACTACTTGTTTGCCATCACCTGGCGGCAAATCTATCATGCTTTGATAGATCTGGATTTGCGCGGCACCGCCGTACCTGGGATGGAGAACTTTAATCTCCAGAACTGGCTAATCAATATCACGGCTCTCTGTATCAATCAAGCTGAAATTCCCCCGGTGGAATCGATTCACTACTCGTTGCAGGCTGCTTCGCCCCCCCTGTGGTGTTACACCGAGCAGGCGTTGGATTTGATACCTGCGCTCCAGCGGTTAATAGTGCTGATGTCTCAGACTTTCAAGTGGAGCGAAGCTAGGATTGCAGCTTATCTCCAAGCAGAGGCAGAAGTACTTTCTCCTGCTGAGGTGAGAGAATTGCTACAGAGTGGGTTAAAACAACTACAAGACGCTTTGCCAGCTGATATTCGCGCCATTTATTTCGGCGAGGAAGAAACAGTCCAAGAAGAAGACTTTGAAATTGACCTTGCTAGTTCTGTATGA
- a CDS encoding sensor histidine kinase: protein MFQATRRRLAIWYTAVTAVLLLLFATGVYLYVRSTLIERVDDTLNHVVEVVVRSLVIDSASPADDKSRVNIEASFRDNEDTVEDDRIDLEWFSPTGELLWSTFLEPLNVPIHANRTGETVRVFRGTENQRVREKVAQSRVPTLLRQVTERVQMGRQVLGYLRVSHPWFEVTKPSRQLILDLSLGISVMVISVAAIGWLLSGLAMEPVRESYQRLKQFTSDASHELRSPIAMIQTNVQVALADPDRSSEQHRQQLKVVERLTKRLGRLVDDLLFLARQDSGIVQPSFSLCPLDALLMEVIEEQQLVASEKGIALSLDMVTASSSTFEETEEDFFTLQGDWDRLARLFTNLIGNALQYTPTEGKVDVELQRIIRRSNHPQLQIKVTDTGIGIPEDALPHIFDRFYRVDPARTRGTATGSGLGLAIAAAIVENHHGHIRIESTLNRGTIVTLTLPQYRLETH from the coding sequence GTGTTTCAAGCTACTCGCCGCCGCCTCGCCATTTGGTACACCGCTGTCACGGCAGTGTTGCTGCTGCTGTTTGCGACTGGTGTTTATTTATATGTCCGCAGCACTTTAATTGAGCGGGTTGATGATACTCTCAACCATGTGGTGGAAGTGGTGGTGCGATCGCTCGTCATAGACTCAGCCTCCCCTGCTGATGACAAATCCCGCGTCAACATAGAGGCCAGTTTTCGAGACAATGAGGATACCGTAGAGGACGATCGCATCGATCTAGAGTGGTTCAGTCCCACCGGCGAATTGCTGTGGTCAACTTTCTTGGAACCGCTGAATGTTCCCATTCACGCCAACCGCACGGGTGAAACAGTCCGAGTTTTCAGAGGAACAGAGAACCAGAGGGTGAGGGAAAAGGTAGCCCAGTCAAGAGTCCCCACCCTCTTGCGACAGGTAACAGAAAGAGTGCAGATGGGGCGACAAGTACTGGGATATTTGCGTGTCAGCCATCCCTGGTTTGAAGTGACAAAACCAAGCCGTCAGCTGATACTCGATTTGAGCCTGGGTATCAGTGTAATGGTGATTTCCGTTGCCGCGATCGGCTGGTTGCTTTCAGGTTTGGCAATGGAGCCGGTACGCGAGTCCTACCAACGCCTCAAGCAATTCACATCTGACGCTTCTCACGAACTCAGAAGTCCAATTGCGATGATTCAAACCAACGTGCAGGTAGCATTGGCAGATCCCGATCGATCGTCTGAACAACACCGACAGCAGTTGAAAGTAGTAGAACGGCTAACCAAGCGGCTGGGGCGTTTGGTGGACGACTTGCTGTTTCTGGCCAGACAGGATAGCGGCATTGTACAGCCGAGCTTTTCACTCTGTCCTCTCGACGCCTTATTAATGGAAGTTATAGAAGAACAGCAGCTGGTTGCATCAGAAAAAGGTATCGCCCTCTCTCTGGATATGGTGACTGCATCAAGCAGCACTTTTGAGGAGACAGAAGAAGACTTTTTTACGCTTCAGGGAGATTGGGATCGGCTAGCGCGTCTGTTTACAAATTTAATTGGTAACGCCCTGCAATACACACCGACAGAGGGTAAAGTTGACGTGGAATTGCAAAGAATTATACGCCGAAGCAACCATCCCCAACTGCAAATCAAAGTTACGGATACTGGTATCGGTATTCCAGAAGACGCCTTACCTCACATATTCGATCGCTTCTATCGAGTCGATCCGGCACGCACTCGCGGTACCGCAACTGGGTCGGGATTGGGGTTGGCGATCGCAGCTGCTATTGTAGAAAATCACCACGGTCATATTCGCATCGAAAGTACCCTCAATCGAGGCACAATTGTTACCCTTACTTTGCCGCAGTACCGACTGGAAACACATTAG
- a CDS encoding WecB/TagA/CpsF family glycosyltransferase encodes MQKQVITQTPQPFSVLGLPVHLLEDYSGWLLSRLHEQLGGHVVTLNAEMSIQAERNASLASAIHQADLVIPDGSGVVLYLLFQGKRVQRCPGIELAESLLWQAGQLGKSWPVFFYGGAPGVAQAAAEVWRRRVTGLTLAGSQHGYLSPGEEEELLQTLKALQPRLIFVGLGVPRQELWIAEHRHLCPQAAWIGVGGSFDIWAGIKSRAPAWFRNNHLEWLYRLYQEPWRWRRMLALPQFVWRALVTSLA; translated from the coding sequence GTGCAAAAACAGGTTATAACTCAGACGCCCCAACCGTTTTCCGTACTGGGACTTCCGGTACATCTGTTGGAGGACTATTCAGGTTGGCTGCTCTCGCGGTTGCACGAACAACTGGGCGGTCATGTGGTGACCCTAAATGCTGAGATGAGCATACAGGCAGAGCGTAACGCTTCTTTGGCCAGTGCGATTCACCAGGCGGATCTGGTTATACCCGATGGCTCTGGAGTGGTACTATATTTGTTGTTCCAAGGCAAGCGGGTGCAGCGTTGTCCGGGTATTGAACTGGCAGAGTCTCTGTTGTGGCAAGCTGGGCAGTTGGGGAAGTCGTGGCCGGTGTTTTTCTATGGAGGCGCACCTGGGGTAGCCCAGGCGGCTGCAGAGGTGTGGCGGCGGCGAGTGACCGGATTGACTTTAGCAGGTTCCCAACACGGTTACCTCTCACCTGGGGAAGAAGAAGAACTGCTACAAACTCTCAAGGCTCTACAACCCCGCCTGATTTTTGTTGGTTTGGGCGTGCCGCGTCAAGAGTTGTGGATTGCCGAACATCGCCACCTCTGCCCTCAAGCTGCTTGGATTGGTGTAGGCGGCAGTTTTGATATCTGGGCTGGGATCAAGTCTCGCGCCCCAGCTTGGTTCCGAAACAATCATTTGGAGTGGTTGTATCGTTTGTATCAGGAACCTTGGCGCTGGCGACGGATGTTGGCTTTACCGCAGTTTGTTTGGCGAGCTTTGGTGACGAGTTTGGCTTGA
- a CDS encoding DUF2267 domain-containing protein yields the protein MPIGLREDIAYILLKKIEETDSSKGIHEVNFNETDFVGREITPVDFLGHLDYLNQKGYINAEFSGNAYGNQKDVPDAVNPKEFDLRIANTYGAPDGPLPHLIDFKKAELTEKGRLMLEKMDANLPESLKKGPAVPIASKDMPFLEKVMVKGNLSDAFDARDITEVVFRTMRDMMTTEAADRVASELHEEALPTKDKALQNEVADLWKDTNPIVSFLSRVRPPLVIKSDTFLFRVQQEAGLQPGVAPETVVKAVFSATKEELSQERIQEIAGFLPDKIRDLWSQA from the coding sequence ATGCCGATTGGATTACGAGAAGATATCGCTTACATTCTGCTGAAGAAAATCGAAGAAACCGATAGCAGCAAAGGAATCCACGAAGTCAACTTCAATGAGACAGACTTTGTTGGTCGAGAAATTACTCCTGTCGATTTTCTAGGTCACCTGGATTATTTAAATCAAAAGGGTTATATCAACGCTGAATTTAGCGGCAATGCTTATGGCAATCAGAAAGATGTTCCTGACGCGGTTAACCCAAAAGAGTTTGATTTGAGGATTGCTAATACCTATGGCGCACCAGATGGTCCCTTACCTCACTTAATTGACTTTAAAAAAGCAGAACTAACCGAAAAAGGCCGCCTAATGTTGGAAAAAATGGACGCGAATCTTCCCGAATCTCTAAAGAAAGGGCCAGCAGTACCTATTGCTAGCAAAGATATGCCCTTCCTGGAGAAAGTAATGGTCAAGGGTAACTTGTCAGATGCTTTTGATGCCAGGGATATTACTGAAGTCGTGTTCCGCACTATGCGCGACATGATGACTACGGAAGCTGCCGATCGCGTGGCAAGCGAGCTGCACGAAGAAGCGCTGCCCACAAAAGACAAAGCGCTGCAAAACGAAGTGGCAGACCTCTGGAAAGATACCAATCCTATCGTCAGCTTTCTGAGCCGGGTTCGGCCCCCCCTCGTTATCAAATCCGATACTTTTCTGTTTCGGGTTCAGCAAGAGGCTGGGTTGCAACCGGGTGTAGCTCCTGAAACCGTTGTCAAAGCAGTATTTTCTGCAACCAAAGAAGAATTGTCTCAAGAACGAATTCAGGAAATCGCTGGTTTCTTGCCCGATAAAATTCGCGATCTGTGGTCACAAGCCTAG
- a CDS encoding type II toxin-antitoxin system Phd/YefM family antitoxin, producing the protein MIDLSKDIHSLTDFKRNTTEFLKHIKVTKHPLVLTVNGKAELVVQDAESYQALVDAAELLETLKGIKLGLEQMKQGKGKNAEEFFSELFDRLDSSK; encoded by the coding sequence ATGATAGACCTTTCAAAAGATATTCATTCGCTTACGGATTTTAAGCGCAATACGACCGAATTCCTCAAGCACATTAAGGTGACCAAACACCCATTGGTGCTGACCGTTAACGGCAAAGCGGAACTGGTAGTGCAAGACGCAGAATCCTATCAGGCACTTGTTGACGCTGCTGAGTTGCTTGAGACGCTTAAAGGGATTAAGCTCGGTCTTGAACAAATGAAGCAGGGAAAAGGCAAAAATGCCGAAGAATTTTTCAGCGAACTGTTCGATCGGCTAGACAGTTCTAAATGA
- a CDS encoding dynamin family protein has product MKGDVPKPSVQDLQTHIVDLLGQVTASIDRASTGLKSDSASEKYGKFQREVSEATRNVAQLELRMAIVAPMKAGKSTIINAIVGQEILPSRNAAMTTLPTEIICDPELKEPTLILSSHIQGVFRETFVALQRKINDLGADRVQQKIAQYPHLAKLPEKILGMSKISIHEKIAGRQQIINSLRALNDIIRLCSVLDPLSDPLQSLMDVPRIYTPFWHFQKTTQAEKIGKLVIVDTPGPNEAGENLRLANVVAEQLRASSVVLIVLNFTGLNTKAEEEIKKDVQKVIDLRGKDNLYVLVNKVDQRKDGDMTPEQVRQFVTAEFGLGEADNTNRVFEISARWAFSATNFLVESEQNPGVEIAQMKSARSLAQDIFPIDWEEELEETTVEQLKRKAEKLWKKSGFDSFLEKAINALMVEAAPRCIVSSLNIARGRLVELLEDMQIRSSAMNEDGEKLQLEVRALETDMYSIEECRSRLQEIDKIKDNLYEEFNNILEAVKKEGKMGVETYFIEEEYQRGDFLKKGGIKAKTFLTWISKQVKSPLEMKRQTSIEFPTLREAEDFADTAVAYAKQRVDILLDKVRENTTKQIEQARQDMMQFLDSQTKPIVERARERLNENFNLELSLPNLRLEPDYYIDLNKPLVMRHTRTIDQGYAEVVRSSRSFLHYLWLVPFEVTEKIKRPNKQENFYTVSLQGIVYEVNKIIDQNINTIKQGINQYLDEDFQQRIDEFFNDLDRYLTNYRDSLKQAQSDQRLSIEAKTKLIASLNSLVPELKEQIKKSDDYLKYTEDLMSGK; this is encoded by the coding sequence ATGAAAGGTGATGTGCCCAAGCCTAGTGTGCAAGACCTGCAAACCCATATAGTTGACTTGCTGGGCCAAGTTACTGCCTCGATCGATCGGGCCAGTACAGGGCTGAAATCTGATAGTGCTAGCGAGAAATATGGCAAATTTCAGCGGGAAGTCAGCGAAGCAACCCGTAATGTAGCACAATTGGAACTCAGAATGGCGATCGTCGCGCCGATGAAGGCTGGTAAATCTACTATCATTAACGCGATCGTCGGTCAAGAGATTCTGCCCAGCCGCAACGCCGCCATGACAACTCTACCGACCGAGATTATTTGCGACCCTGAACTTAAAGAACCAACACTAATCCTAAGTTCCCATATCCAGGGAGTTTTCCGAGAAACATTTGTGGCTTTGCAGCGTAAAATAAATGATTTGGGGGCCGATCGAGTGCAGCAAAAAATTGCACAGTACCCTCACTTGGCAAAGTTGCCAGAAAAAATTCTGGGAATGTCTAAAATCTCAATCCACGAAAAAATTGCAGGGCGTCAGCAGATCATCAATAGTTTGCGTGCTTTAAACGATATTATCCGGCTGTGTAGCGTTTTAGATCCTCTGTCAGACCCGCTTCAGTCGCTGATGGATGTGCCGCGCATTTATACTCCATTTTGGCATTTCCAAAAAACTACCCAAGCAGAAAAGATCGGTAAATTAGTAATTGTGGATACGCCTGGGCCCAATGAAGCCGGTGAAAATCTCAGACTGGCAAATGTAGTTGCCGAACAGCTAAGAGCGAGTTCGGTAGTTTTGATTGTACTGAATTTTACTGGACTGAACACGAAGGCGGAAGAGGAAATTAAAAAGGATGTTCAGAAAGTTATAGATTTACGAGGTAAGGATAATTTATACGTCCTAGTGAATAAAGTTGACCAGCGCAAAGATGGCGACATGACACCAGAACAAGTGCGCCAGTTTGTCACTGCTGAATTTGGTTTGGGTGAGGCAGATAATACAAATAGAGTGTTTGAAATATCGGCTAGATGGGCATTTTCAGCAACTAATTTTCTGGTGGAGTCAGAACAAAATCCCGGTGTGGAAATTGCTCAAATGAAATCGGCCCGATCGCTTGCCCAAGACATATTCCCTATAGACTGGGAAGAAGAACTAGAAGAGACAACAGTAGAACAATTAAAACGTAAAGCTGAAAAGCTTTGGAAAAAATCAGGCTTCGATTCATTTTTGGAAAAAGCGATCAACGCACTGATGGTAGAAGCAGCGCCTCGTTGCATAGTATCTTCGCTCAACATTGCTCGCGGTCGTCTTGTGGAACTGCTTGAGGATATGCAGATCCGCAGCAGCGCTATGAACGAAGATGGAGAGAAATTACAGCTCGAAGTTCGGGCGCTGGAAACGGATATGTACAGCATTGAAGAGTGCCGCTCTCGTTTACAAGAAATAGATAAAATCAAAGACAATCTTTATGAGGAATTTAATAATATTTTGGAAGCAGTCAAAAAAGAAGGAAAAATGGGCGTAGAAACTTATTTTATTGAAGAGGAATATCAACGGGGTGATTTTTTGAAGAAAGGAGGTATAAAGGCCAAAACTTTTTTAACCTGGATTTCTAAACAGGTCAAATCTCCGCTAGAAATGAAGCGTCAGACTTCTATTGAATTCCCTACGCTCAGAGAAGCAGAAGATTTCGCAGATACAGCGGTGGCTTATGCCAAACAAAGAGTAGATATATTGTTAGATAAGGTGCGTGAAAATACGACCAAACAAATCGAACAAGCGCGTCAAGATATGATGCAGTTTTTGGATTCACAGACAAAACCGATTGTCGAGAGGGCACGTGAGCGTTTGAACGAAAATTTTAATTTGGAGCTATCGTTGCCCAATTTAAGATTAGAACCTGATTATTATATTGACTTGAACAAACCGCTGGTTATGCGTCATACGAGGACGATAGACCAGGGATATGCAGAAGTAGTTAGAAGTTCAAGGTCATTTTTACATTATTTATGGCTAGTTCCTTTTGAGGTGACAGAAAAAATCAAACGACCGAACAAGCAGGAAAATTTCTACACTGTTTCTCTGCAAGGGATAGTTTATGAAGTTAATAAGATAATAGACCAAAACATTAATACGATCAAACAGGGAATTAATCAGTACTTGGATGAGGATTTCCAGCAACGAATTGATGAATTTTTTAACGACTTGGATCGTTACCTGACTAACTACCGAGACAGCTTAAAACAGGCACAGTCAGATCAGAGGTTATCTATTGAGGCAAAGACAAAATTGATAGCATCTCTTAATTCCTTAGTTCCAGAACTTAAGGAACAAATCAAAAAGTCGGATGACTATCTGAAATACACAGAAGATTTAATGTCGGGTAAGTGA
- a CDS encoding phytanoyl-CoA dioxygenase family protein: MQQLSTITYRQEIEQYGFSIVEGVIGTNQIEALKNSLQSAMQSSDAKGYAMRRLLEAIPMVRQLCWEVPIRNLVEPILGKKAFPVRGIFFDKNPQANWGVSWHQDMTIAVKQRINIPRFRTWSIKDGVHHVQPPIPILERMLTLRIHLDDTLADNAPLQVIPGSHNLGYLKPEIIQSLKVNTVTCPVGCGGVMAMKPLLVHASQPARNPRHRRVIHIEFAAEGLPDGLEWYGS, encoded by the coding sequence ATGCAACAACTATCCACAATCACATATCGTCAGGAAATAGAACAGTATGGATTTAGCATAGTCGAAGGAGTTATTGGCACTAACCAAATCGAGGCGTTAAAAAACTCTCTGCAATCTGCAATGCAGAGTAGTGATGCCAAAGGTTATGCAATGCGTCGCCTATTGGAAGCGATTCCGATGGTGCGACAACTCTGTTGGGAAGTTCCTATTCGCAATCTTGTCGAACCAATACTCGGTAAAAAAGCTTTTCCCGTGAGGGGTATCTTTTTCGACAAAAACCCACAAGCTAATTGGGGTGTTTCCTGGCATCAGGATATGACCATCGCAGTAAAGCAACGTATTAATATACCCAGGTTCAGAACCTGGTCGATTAAAGACGGCGTTCACCACGTCCAACCTCCCATTCCTATTTTGGAAAGAATGCTAACATTACGCATTCATCTGGACGATACTTTGGCGGACAACGCACCTTTACAAGTTATTCCTGGTTCCCATAATCTGGGATATTTAAAACCGGAAATCATCCAAAGTTTGAAAGTCAACACTGTTACTTGTCCCGTCGGTTGCGGTGGAGTTATGGCGATGAAACCCTTGCTAGTTCATGCTTCCCAACCTGCACGAAATCCTCGCCATCGCCGTGTCATCCACATCGAATTTGCTGCTGAAGGACTACCAGACGGTTTAGAATGGTATGGCTCCTAG